Proteins encoded within one genomic window of Citrobacter amalonaticus Y19:
- the yacL gene encoding protein YacL encodes MDYEFLRDVTGRVLVRMSMGHEVVGHWFNEEVKENLALLDEVEQAAHAVKGSERSWQRAGHEYTLWMDGEEVMIRANQLEFTGDEMEEGMSYYDEESLSLCGVEDFLQVVNAYREFLRQS; translated from the coding sequence ATGGATTACGAATTTCTGCGCGATGTTACCGGGCGGGTTTTGGTGCGCATGTCCATGGGTCACGAAGTGGTCGGGCACTGGTTTAATGAAGAAGTGAAAGAAAACCTGGCCCTGCTGGACGAAGTGGAACAGGCGGCACACGCGGTGAAAGGCAGCGAACGTTCCTGGCAACGGGCGGGGCACGAATATACGCTCTGGATGGATGGCGAGGAGGTGATGATCCGCGCCAATCAGCTGGAGTTTACCGGCGACGAAATGGAGGAGGGGATGAGTTACTACGATGAAGAGAGCCTGTCGCTGTGTGGCGTCGAGGATTTTCTTCAGGTGGTAAACGCCTACCGGGAATTTCTGCGTCAATCCTGA
- the lpdA gene encoding dihydrolipoyl dehydrogenase, giving the protein MSTEIKTQVVVLGAGPAGYSAAFRCADLGLETVIVERYSTLGGVCLNVGCIPSKALLHVAKVIEEAKALAEHGIVFGEPKTDIDKIRTWKEKVITQLTGGLAGMAKGRKVKVVTGLGKFTGANTLEVDGDNGKTVINFDNAIIAAGSRPIQLPFIPHEDPRVWDSTDALELKSVPKRLLVMGGGIIGLEMGTVYHALGSEIDVVEMFDQVIPAADKDIVKVFTKRIGKKFNLMLETKVTAVEAKKDGIYVSMEGKKAPAEAQRYDAVLVAIGRVPNGKNLDAGKAGVEVDDRGFIRVDKQLRTNVPHIFAIGDIVGQPMLAHKGVHEGHVAAEVIAGMKHYFDPKVIPSIAYTEPEVAWVGLTEKEAKEKGISYETATFPWAASGRAIASDCADGMTKLIFDKETHRVIGGAIVGTNGGELLGEIGLAIEMGCDAEDIALTIHAHPTLHESVGLAAEVFEGSITDLPNAKAKKKKK; this is encoded by the coding sequence ATGAGTACTGAAATCAAAACTCAGGTCGTGGTACTTGGGGCAGGCCCCGCAGGTTACTCTGCAGCCTTCCGTTGCGCTGATTTAGGTCTGGAAACCGTAATCGTAGAACGTTACAGCACCCTCGGTGGTGTTTGTCTGAACGTCGGCTGTATCCCTTCTAAAGCACTGCTGCACGTTGCAAAAGTTATCGAAGAAGCCAAAGCGCTGGCTGAACACGGTATCGTCTTCGGCGAGCCGAAAACCGATATCGACAAGATTCGTACCTGGAAAGAAAAAGTAATCACTCAGCTGACCGGTGGTCTGGCGGGTATGGCGAAAGGCCGTAAAGTGAAAGTGGTTACCGGTCTGGGTAAATTCACCGGGGCGAACACCCTGGAAGTGGATGGTGACAACGGCAAAACCGTGATCAACTTCGACAACGCGATCATTGCGGCGGGTTCCCGTCCGATCCAGTTGCCGTTCATTCCGCATGAAGATCCGCGCGTATGGGATTCCACCGACGCCCTGGAACTGAAATCCGTACCGAAGCGTCTGCTGGTTATGGGTGGCGGTATCATCGGTCTGGAAATGGGTACCGTGTACCACGCACTGGGTTCAGAGATTGACGTGGTTGAAATGTTCGACCAGGTTATCCCGGCGGCTGACAAAGACATCGTTAAAGTCTTCACCAAACGCATCGGTAAGAAATTCAACCTGATGCTGGAAACCAAAGTGACTGCCGTTGAAGCGAAAAAAGACGGTATTTACGTTTCCATGGAAGGCAAGAAAGCCCCGGCTGAAGCACAGCGTTATGACGCGGTGCTGGTCGCTATCGGTCGTGTGCCGAACGGTAAAAACCTCGACGCGGGCAAAGCGGGCGTGGAAGTGGACGACCGTGGCTTCATCCGCGTTGACAAACAACTGCGCACCAACGTGCCGCACATCTTTGCTATCGGCGATATCGTCGGTCAGCCGATGCTGGCGCACAAAGGTGTTCACGAAGGTCACGTTGCCGCCGAAGTTATCGCCGGCATGAAACACTACTTCGATCCGAAAGTGATCCCATCCATTGCTTACACTGAACCAGAAGTGGCATGGGTAGGACTGACGGAGAAAGAAGCGAAAGAGAAAGGCATCAGCTATGAAACCGCCACCTTTCCGTGGGCTGCTTCTGGCCGTGCTATCGCTTCCGACTGCGCAGACGGTATGACCAAACTGATTTTCGACAAAGAAACTCACCGCGTGATTGGTGGTGCGATTGTCGGCACCAACGGCGGCGAGCTGCTGGGTGAGATCGGTCTGGCGATCGAAATGGGTTGTGACGCGGAAGATATCGCACTGACCATCCATGCGCACCCGACTCTGCACGAGTCCGTTGGTCTGGCGGCAGAAGTGTTCGAAGGTAGCATCACTGACCTGCCGAACGCGAAAGCGAAGAAGAAGAAGAAGTAA
- a CDS encoding DUF2950 family protein, with product MKKILLSTLLLSLPLMSYAQQMFATPDDAANAFSRAIAGNNDAQLTALLGDNWRQFLPPEGADPEAVARFNRDWKVSHQIVQQGNVAHLNVGQENWQLPIPIVKASKGWHFDMSAAQDEILTRTVGRNELSAIQAMRAYVDAQYDYWQRKQAFATRIISHSGQQDGLYWPVKPGETPSPLGPAFSPDSPGEGYHGYYFHIIASDNEKGFALLAWPVSWGETGVMSFMVSQDDRVYQADLGEDSGLKAIAIEKFTPHEPWKPVE from the coding sequence ATGAAAAAAATACTGTTAAGCACCCTGCTGCTCTCGCTGCCGTTAATGAGCTACGCCCAGCAGATGTTCGCCACGCCAGACGACGCCGCCAACGCCTTTTCCCGTGCGATTGCCGGGAATAACGACGCACAACTGACCGCCTTGCTAGGTGATAACTGGCGACAGTTTTTACCCCCGGAAGGCGCGGACCCGGAAGCCGTCGCGCGCTTCAACCGCGACTGGAAGGTCAGCCATCAGATAGTGCAGCAAGGTAACGTCGCCCATCTGAACGTCGGTCAGGAGAACTGGCAGTTGCCCATCCCCATCGTGAAGGCAAGCAAGGGCTGGCATTTTGATATGTCTGCCGCGCAGGATGAGATCCTCACGCGAACGGTGGGACGCAACGAACTCTCGGCGATTCAGGCCATGCGCGCCTATGTCGACGCCCAATACGACTACTGGCAGCGCAAACAGGCTTTTGCCACCCGGATTATCAGTCATAGCGGTCAACAGGATGGTTTGTACTGGCCCGTAAAACCCGGCGAAACACCGAGCCCGTTAGGGCCAGCCTTCAGTCCTGACTCGCCCGGCGAAGGGTATCACGGGTACTATTTTCACATTATTGCCAGCGACAACGAGAAAGGGTTTGCGCTGCTCGCCTGGCCCGTCAGTTGGGGTGAAACAGGCGTGATGAGCTTTATGGTGAGCCAGGATGACCGCGTGTATCAGGCGGATTTGGGGGAAGATAGCGGGCTAAAAGCCATCGCCATCGAAAAATTTACGCCACACGAACCGTGGAAACCGGTGGAATAA
- the acnB gene encoding bifunctional aconitate hydratase 2/2-methylisocitrate dehydratase, whose amino-acid sequence MLEEYRKHVAERAAEGIVPKPLDATQMAALVELLKAPPAGEEEFLLDLLINRVPPGVDEAAYVKAGFLAAVAKGETTSPLITPEKAIELLGTMQGGYNIHPLIDALDDAKLAPIAAKALSHTLLMFDNFYDVEEKAKAGNEFAKQVMQSWADAEWFLSRPPLAEKMTVTVFKVTGETNTDDLSPAPDAWSRPDIPLHALAMLKNAREGIEPDQPGSVGPIKQIEALASKGYPLAYVGDVVGTGSSRKSATNSVLWFMGDDIPHVPNKRGGGLCLGGKIAPIFFNTMEDAGALPIEVDVSNLNMGDVIDVYPFKGEVRNHETGELLASFELKTDVLVDEVRAGGRIPLIIGRGLTTKAREALGLPHSDVFRQAKDVAESSRGYSLAQKMVGRACGVAGVRPGAYCEPKMTSVGSQDTTGPMTRDELKDLACLGFSSDLVMQSFCHTAAYPKPVDVTTHHTLPDFIMNRGGVSLRPGDGVIHSWLNRMLLPDTVGTGGDSHTRFPIGVSFPAGSGLVAFAAATGVMPLDMPESVLVRFKGKMQPGITLRDLVHAIPLYAIKQGLLTVEKKGKKNIFSGRILEIEGLPDLKVEQAFELTDASAERSAAGCTIKLNKEPIIEYLTSNIVLLKWMIAEGYGDRRTLERRVQGMEKWLANPELLEGDADAEYAAVIDIDLADIKEPILCAPNDPDDARLLSDVQGEKIDEVFIGSCMTNIGHFRAAGKLLDAHKGQLPTRLWVAPPTRMDAAQLTEEGYYSVFGKSGARIEIPGCSLCMGNQARVADGATVVSTSTRNFPNRLGTGANVYLASAELAAVAALIGKLPTPEEYQTYVAQVDKTAVDTYRYLNFDQLSQYTEKADGVIFQTAV is encoded by the coding sequence GTGCTAGAAGAATACCGTAAGCACGTAGCAGAACGTGCCGCCGAGGGGATTGTGCCCAAACCCCTAGATGCAACCCAAATGGCCGCGCTCGTCGAGCTGCTGAAAGCACCGCCTGCGGGCGAAGAAGAATTCCTGTTAGACCTGTTGATCAACCGTGTTCCCCCAGGCGTCGATGAAGCCGCCTATGTCAAAGCGGGTTTCCTCGCTGCCGTCGCGAAAGGCGAAACGACTTCCCCACTGATTACGCCTGAAAAAGCGATTGAACTGCTCGGCACCATGCAGGGTGGTTACAACATTCATCCGCTAATCGACGCCCTGGACGATGCAAAGCTGGCGCCGATTGCCGCCAAAGCGCTCTCCCATACGCTGCTGATGTTCGATAACTTCTACGACGTAGAAGAAAAAGCCAAAGCGGGTAACGAATTTGCGAAGCAGGTGATGCAATCCTGGGCTGATGCCGAATGGTTCCTGAGCCGTCCGCCGCTGGCTGAAAAAATGACGGTCACCGTCTTCAAAGTCACCGGTGAAACCAACACCGATGACCTGTCTCCGGCACCGGATGCCTGGTCTCGTCCGGATATCCCACTTCACGCGTTAGCGATGCTGAAAAACGCCCGCGAAGGCATTGAGCCAGATCAGCCGGGCAGCGTTGGCCCGATCAAGCAGATTGAAGCGCTGGCGAGCAAAGGTTATCCGCTGGCCTACGTCGGTGACGTCGTCGGGACAGGTTCTTCGCGTAAATCCGCCACCAACTCTGTGTTGTGGTTCATGGGCGATGACATTCCGCACGTGCCGAACAAGCGCGGCGGCGGTCTGTGCCTCGGCGGTAAAATCGCGCCTATCTTCTTCAACACGATGGAAGATGCGGGCGCGCTGCCAATCGAAGTTGACGTCAGTAACCTGAACATGGGTGATGTGATTGACGTTTACCCGTTCAAAGGTGAAGTGCGTAACCATGAAACCGGTGAACTGTTGGCGAGCTTTGAACTGAAAACCGACGTGCTGGTTGACGAAGTCCGTGCGGGTGGTCGTATTCCACTGATCATCGGTCGCGGTCTGACCACCAAAGCGCGTGAAGCGCTGGGTCTGCCGCACAGCGACGTGTTCCGTCAGGCGAAAGACGTGGCGGAAAGCAGCCGTGGTTACTCGCTGGCACAGAAAATGGTCGGCCGTGCATGCGGCGTAGCCGGTGTTCGTCCGGGCGCGTACTGCGAACCGAAGATGACCTCCGTGGGCTCCCAGGATACCACTGGCCCAATGACCCGTGACGAACTGAAGGACCTGGCGTGCCTGGGCTTCTCTTCTGACCTGGTGATGCAGTCTTTCTGTCATACCGCAGCGTATCCGAAGCCGGTTGACGTCACCACGCACCACACCCTGCCAGACTTCATTATGAACCGTGGCGGTGTTTCGCTGCGTCCGGGCGATGGCGTGATCCACTCCTGGCTGAACCGTATGCTGCTGCCGGATACCGTCGGTACCGGTGGTGACTCCCACACCCGCTTCCCGATCGGGGTTTCCTTCCCGGCGGGCTCGGGCCTGGTAGCGTTTGCTGCGGCGACCGGCGTTATGCCGCTGGATATGCCGGAATCCGTTCTGGTGCGCTTTAAAGGCAAAATGCAGCCGGGTATCACCCTGCGCGATCTGGTTCACGCCATTCCGCTGTATGCGATCAAACAGGGTCTGCTGACCGTTGAGAAGAAAGGCAAGAAGAACATCTTCTCTGGCCGCATTCTCGAGATTGAAGGTCTGCCGGATCTGAAAGTCGAGCAGGCGTTTGAGCTGACCGATGCATCCGCCGAGCGTTCTGCGGCAGGCTGTACCATCAAGCTGAACAAAGAGCCGATCATTGAATACCTGACCTCCAACATCGTCCTGCTGAAGTGGATGATCGCGGAAGGCTACGGCGATCGTCGTACACTGGAGCGTCGTGTGCAGGGCATGGAAAAATGGCTGGCGAACCCTGAACTGCTGGAAGGTGACGCGGATGCCGAGTACGCCGCAGTGATCGACATCGATCTGGCTGATATCAAAGAGCCGATTCTGTGCGCGCCGAACGATCCGGACGACGCGCGTCTGCTCTCAGACGTTCAGGGCGAGAAGATCGACGAAGTGTTTATCGGTTCCTGCATGACCAACATCGGTCACTTCCGTGCAGCCGGTAAGCTGCTGGATGCGCATAAAGGTCAGTTGCCGACGCGCCTGTGGGTGGCGCCGCCAACCCGTATGGATGCGGCACAGCTGACGGAAGAGGGCTACTACAGCGTCTTTGGTAAGAGCGGTGCGCGTATTGAAATCCCGGGCTGTTCACTGTGCATGGGTAACCAGGCGCGCGTCGCAGACGGCGCGACGGTGGTATCAACCTCCACGCGTAACTTCCCGAACCGTTTAGGCACCGGTGCGAACGTCTATCTGGCGTCTGCGGAGCTGGCGGCGGTTGCGGCACTGATCGGCAAACTGCCGACGCCGGAAGAGTACCAGACCTATGTGGCGCAGGTCGATAAAACGGCAGTCGATACCTATCGTTATCTGAACTTCGACCAGCTCTCTCAGTACACTGAGAAAGCCGACGGTGTGATTTTCCAGACAGCGGTGTAA
- a CDS encoding DUF3300 domain-containing protein, giving the protein MTLPFKPHVLALICSAGLLAASGVLYVKSRTPEAPTPVAVQLPAPAEAPPAPVAKASFTTAQIDQWVAPIALYPDPLLSQVLMAATYPANVVQAVQWSRDNPTLQGDTAIQAVANQPWDPSVKSLVAFPQLMALMGENPEWVQNLGDAFLAQPQDVMDSVQRLRLLAQQTGSLKSTPQQTVTSTAKKSVAAAPSTTSTTSTTQAAPASTVIKIEPADPQVVYVPSYNPSTVYGTWPNTAYPPVYLPPTPGEQFAGSFVQGFGYSLGVATTYALFSNIDWDDDDHHHDDDHHHDDDRHGGNGYQHNGDNININVNNFNRISGQNLKTQNMTWQHNPAYRGGVPYQNASTAQRFHPTNVSGGLSTTQQPVGTATRDSQRQAAVAQLQQRHPDATKALPQQPTATTRDAQRKAASQQLNQVVQRNNYRGYDDNGSNTRRQAAQQTVKKSTTPQQQQHRDELRAKAQQRPVSQQQRETARQRVESSSPQQRQQAFQQNRANAFSGNDSRSPTWQSQQQRGQESRRLSNVSNGQRAATRDRASAHHEFRHR; this is encoded by the coding sequence ATGACGTTGCCCTTTAAACCCCACGTGCTTGCGCTGATCTGTAGCGCCGGGCTACTTGCTGCTTCAGGCGTGCTGTATGTCAAAAGCCGCACACCGGAAGCCCCGACGCCCGTCGCGGTGCAACTGCCCGCGCCAGCCGAAGCCCCTCCGGCCCCGGTTGCAAAAGCGAGCTTCACCACGGCGCAAATCGATCAATGGGTTGCGCCGATTGCCCTCTATCCGGATCCGCTGCTTTCTCAGGTTCTGATGGCGGCGACCTATCCGGCTAACGTCGTTCAGGCGGTGCAATGGTCGCGTGATAATCCGACACTGCAAGGCGATACCGCCATTCAGGCCGTCGCAAACCAGCCATGGGACCCCAGCGTAAAGTCGCTGGTCGCTTTTCCGCAACTCATGGCGCTGATGGGGGAAAACCCGGAGTGGGTACAAAACCTCGGTGATGCGTTTCTGGCGCAACCACAGGATGTTATGGATTCCGTTCAGCGCCTGCGCTTACTGGCCCAACAAACCGGCTCGCTGAAATCCACCCCGCAGCAAACGGTGACCAGTACGGCGAAAAAGAGCGTCGCAGCAGCGCCCTCAACCACCAGCACGACCTCCACAACACAGGCTGCCCCGGCCTCCACGGTAATCAAAATTGAGCCTGCCGATCCGCAGGTGGTGTACGTCCCCAGCTATAACCCTTCCACGGTTTATGGTACCTGGCCCAACACCGCGTATCCGCCAGTGTATCTACCGCCGACGCCGGGTGAACAATTTGCCGGTAGTTTTGTTCAAGGCTTTGGCTACAGCCTGGGCGTCGCCACCACCTATGCGCTGTTCAGTAATATCGACTGGGATGACGATGATCATCACCACGATGACGATCACCATCATGATGACGATCGTCATGGCGGTAACGGCTATCAGCACAATGGCGATAACATCAATATCAACGTTAATAACTTCAACCGCATCTCCGGGCAGAATCTGAAAACGCAGAACATGACCTGGCAGCACAACCCGGCCTATCGCGGCGGTGTGCCGTATCAAAATGCCTCAACGGCGCAGCGTTTCCATCCGACCAACGTCAGCGGCGGTCTCAGTACTACACAGCAACCTGTCGGGACGGCCACCCGCGACAGTCAGCGTCAGGCGGCGGTGGCACAACTACAGCAACGTCATCCGGATGCCACCAAAGCGCTCCCCCAACAGCCAACAGCGACAACCCGTGATGCTCAGCGTAAAGCCGCATCGCAACAGTTGAATCAGGTTGTCCAGCGCAATAACTATCGCGGCTACGACGACAATGGTAGCAATACGCGCCGTCAGGCCGCGCAGCAGACGGTGAAAAAATCCACCACGCCGCAACAACAACAGCATCGTGACGAGCTCAGGGCCAAAGCGCAGCAGCGCCCTGTTTCACAACAGCAGCGGGAGACGGCACGCCAGCGCGTCGAGTCCTCATCACCACAACAGCGTCAGCAGGCATTCCAGCAAAACCGGGCGAATGCCTTTAGCGGCAATGACAGTCGATCACCGACCTGGCAGTCGCAGCAGCAGCGCGGTCAGGAAAGTCGTCGTCTGAGTAATGTCAGCAACGGGCAACGAGCCGCCACGCGCGATCGCGCTTCAGCACACCATGAATTTCGCCATCGCTAA